The sequence TGTGCAATCTTCAGGGCAGCCATGCCTcataataaatatatttttgttgttcGTTATGTTTCCCAGGAACTGAAAATTACATTAGGTTCATTGTGAATTTTTAAACTACTCAGTCTGCTGTTCTGTAAACATAGAAATATGTTGACAAAAGTATATATTTTAAGATTAATATTTCGAATGCTTggaacaaatgattattttgcATAACCATTTTTTACCCAAGCATGATGTTTTTTAGATGTTaaaattgaaaacaaaaaaaaatagcgAAATAAAAAACATAATGATTGATTTTCGATGTGTTTGCACATCATAAAATTCCACTTGAAAAATACACACGTTTGTGACAGTTTTATAACCATTTTATCAACTGTTATTTTGCACTTTTAAATTAAAATAACAGTTGCTGCAACAGACCACGGCACAGACCGACTGTAGAGGGCGCTCGAACACTAAATTTAGATGAACTTCCACTGATAAGCGCTCAAACATGCAAGTGATCTTATCacggataaacaaaataaatgacgTATGTTATTATTGCAGCGCTGCCGTGTATTACAATCACAACAAAGAACAGGGAATGTGTTCAGTATTTATGGTCAACCTCTCAGACCAAATAAAACATTTTGCAGGATAATTGCACCGCAAAgatcaaaataaaaatccatatTTAGGATCAAATGCGCCACACTGACAAAAGATCCTCTAACAGCAGTGCAAAAGGAAAATTAAAGAATTTTAATGCCATCTCTACGCCTCAGTTAAAAAAGCCTCAACATTAATATCCAATAATTAGGCGTAAGTATCACAAATATATGATAAATCAATCGCAGCTACGCCGGATGACGTATATGTtccaaaagtaaataaaaataaataagtaaaaatgagCGCAAAAATAAAATCATCATCATAATAGCAAAAAGCAACAATCCCTTAAAGTTGCAGCAGTTCATTTATTAGCCAAAATATAGAATTTCTTGTACAATTTGGTTCACAAGTATGTACATATTCTTAACTTTATATACAAAACATTTGAACAGCAAATCCTCACAgaacttacaaaaaaaaagaaaaaaaaagggggggggaagaaaaaaagaaataaaactcACAGACTACAGGTTCATACATTATTACATTAGCAGTTTTACACAGGACATGCTTACAATGTAAGTACACAGAGATGTATTATTCTTATTTTACAATCCAtattcaaattaaaaataaaaaaggcgcgtggcgggggggggggggggaacaagaAAGAACCAGCTGCTTTCAGTTGGTTCTAAGGCCTAAAATACACAGGGgtatttctttttaattaaaaaaaaaataaaagagagGGAGTGAGACTAATAATAGTCTGCGTGGTGAAAAGCTAAAACACAAAGTGTTATAAAAGTGACAGTTGCCTTTTCACAAAAAGAGCCTGATGTTCATTTGCATTGAGCTCATTTGCATGACCGAAAGTGGAATAAACAGGCCTGACGAAATAAGCGCTGCGCACAAAAATAATAACgaaataagaataataattaGGATAAACACCCAAATTGTGTGAGAGCATCAAAAACAACTCTTTCTTACTCtgaactgagtttttttttttaatttgttaacTTTTTCGTTGCGTCCAAGGCACTAGATTTATcagaaatatgaaaaaaaatacatgtgtgtcagtttattttttatttttattttaaatcgtCTCGATTAGTTAAAAGCCGCGTGGAAACCGCGAAACACGCGCCCCTTAAttaattagtgtgtgtgtgtgtgatgagagCGCAAACGAACAAATaaaactttttattattattattaaatatcctGGCgcacacttttttctcttttttacagCCTCTGTGGGGTTTGTTTCTCaaccataaaaaaacacacactgatAATCACTGCGGCCTAAAGCGCGAATAAAATCCACCAACAGGAAACGAAAAAGttgaaaaatacaaaataaaagtgTTGTCTGCTGTCTGTCTCAGTGTCGGGGACATGTACCTGTGACTGCAGACTCTGAACTATGACTCTTGTCTTCTGAgtgcctgctgctgctgctgtacagAGCCAGGCCCGTGGCCGTGGCCTGGTTTGCCAGTCCCAGGTAGTGGTTCGAGTTCAGTAAAGCCAGCTGATGCGCTGAGAAGGCCCGGTTGGTCCAGTTCTGGATTTTCCCCACGGGACACGAGGAGAGGAGTCTGTGCGGGCTGATGATGGTCTGCGCCGCGGGCCCAGCGCAGCTGTTGCCGTTCATTTGCGGCGATTTGCGTGGATTGTCCGGTGCCGTGGCCGTCTCTGCTAAAGACCAGATCTTTGGCTTTTGCGCAGGAGCCTGGTTGTTCTCTGACGGCGGGGACGCCTGGTTGAGTTTGAGCTGCTCCGCGCTCGCCTGGTGGGACCTTTTGAGTTCCAAAGGATGGAGGTGGTGGTGAGTGTGGAAGTGCTCCCCTCCTCTCTCCACGTCTTTGCCATCCTTCCCCACCGCTTTTAGAAACCTCTGGTCGGGCCCTTGTAAATCCTCATAGCCGTCAGAAATCTCAGAGTCACTCCTCCCGTCGAGTTTGATGTCTGAGTGCAGGTCGTCCTGGTCATCCAGGTCGTCCTTGCTCTCAATGTTCTCCGTGTCGATGTTCTCCAGGTCGATCTCCTCCTCGTCCTCCCTCTTGTCGCCCTCCTCCCCCTCGTGGTCGCTGGTATAAACGTTGCCCTCCTCGTCTGTGCGGTTCCGAGGGGCCCAGGTCATCTTGTTCTCCTTCTTTAGCCTCCTCCTGGCGTTGGCGAACCAGGTGGACACCTGCGTCAGGGTCATCTTGGTGATTATGGCCAACATGATCTTCTCTCCCTTGGTCGGGTAAGGGTTCTTGCGGTGCTCACTGAGCCAGGCCTTCAGGGTGCTGGTGCTCTCCCTGGTGGCGTTTTTGGGTCTGGACGGGTCACCGAACTGGTATTGACCATATGGATAAAAAGCAGGGTGGTGGTGGGCAAACCCTGGGTGCTGAACACCGGGACTGTCCTTCAGCTCATATTGAGCgccctgcaaacacacacacacacacacacacacacacagacacacacgcacacactttaCCTCAAACTGATGCGCACATATCAAATCAAACAATTATCAACTATGATCTAAAACTAAAACATTAATTAAAACATTTGAACAGTTTTTAAAACTTCTGATCAAGTTTTTGCgcaattttaaaacttttttttttgctataaatGAAAAAACGCAAACTTGGCGGCGCGCTTAAAGtttgcagaaaaataaaaacttttcttttcttttttttttttttttttaaagacgatAATAATCACTTACCAACTGGTTGAAAATTGAGATATCGTTGGAGTAGGGCAGAAAGGCTCCGTAGCTCTGCGCCGCCGCAGCGAACGGAGATCCGTACATGGACGACAGGACATTGGAGAGCGCGCCGGACGGGCTCAGGTCAGTGGCGGTTCGGCCGTTCCCGGAGATCCCCTGACGCTCCGGCGGGTATATCGGTCGGATGTACTGATATCCCAGTTGAGGGAAAGACATGGCGGCGCGGGAGGAGAAAGGGAGTAAAAGTCTGCGGCGGTCTCACAAAGACAGAGTTGCGCCTCGATATGATCCACTTTTACAGTGTGCGCCACAAAAACATGCAAAGTCTGTATTTCCACGGGAGCGGCAAAACGATCCGGTTGcgctcttttcttcttcttcctcctcctccactctcaCTTCTCTATTGATCTGGATGGACTAAGGTCAGGTCCTTACAGATTGCTTTAGATTATTGGGACTCCCTTGCTCAGATTGACATTTCTAGTCGTTTAGAAGCCCCTCCCATTTCTCAAATCTCACTCCTCTTATACACACTGcacgcctctctctctctctctctctctctctctctctctcttcctctctgacGTCGCGAGCTCCACGTTTGAAGCGAGGTTTCAAATCTCATTTAATGGCTCGCGCCgtctttttcatttatttattatatgttTTGCCGCTTCCGTCCTGCAGCGCAGCTTTTAGTGTTAATTAACGGCTCCGGTTGATCATTTCCACAAGTCTCTCTTATCGATTGACTTTCTGTCTGGGGCTTTGCTTTTTAATTCGAACACAAAGTGAAGTCTTTTTCTTTATTAAACTGACGTTAACTCGCTTTGCAGAGTTGCAAATGGGAGCTGAGCATAATTTAAActatgttgttgttttaaatttaCATTccataaaactaaaataaataaataaaaatcatgcaTCACACCCACAGTATgctttgcaaaataaataaatttacttcttTTTTTTGTGATGTATGATCACAGGTTTTTCCCCACTTTTTTAACAGAGTTTGAGGTGTTCTTGGCTTTTGGTGTCGGGAGAACCGGAGTCAGTTTATTCTTTAATTTGAGACATCAAACGAGAAACATGTAGACACTTGACTTCAAAGGGAGAGCTGATGATAGGCGCGCGCGCGCACTGTTAACCAAATACAGACAGTAGATTAACAAAGATGTTTATTGTAGGAATCAACACTCTAAATAAAACAagtacaaagtaaaaaaaaaaagatacattaataataataataattattattattattataatgcaATAATAATACTGTGATAATAATATTGTAATAATAATTGTAGAAACACGTAGGTCAACAATAATTTACAATTTTAAGTGTAAAGGCtgctaataaaaaaaaagatcatctGGACATTATGCACAAAAAGTCATTTTGATATATTTGTTGCAACCTGATATTTTGCTGTAAATAACAAGGATTAAATCCAAAGAAGAGAGACCGGATTGAAATTCCACGAATCAATATATAAAAGTGTGTCAGGGACCAACATAATCGCATTTCCACCGTCTCCTTGCCAGCATCTGTTACACTAATCATTTTGCAAAAACAAACTTCAGAGGCTGAATTATTATTTTACAAGCTTTATTTTATACATAAAACCTTTAACGCGGCGACACTGTCATCGAGATGAAATCTTAAATCTGTCAGGTCAATTTTTGATCAGGTTTCCAAGAACATTGGATTTGTCtaatctgcttctttttttttttttaagcagatcGTTATCATTGTCTGCTTACACGCAGCTAACGCCCTTAAAACTCTGTCCCGAATCCGCGTGTGTTCTCCGACATCCAGCCTGAACCCGGATTACGGGGTTATTAATTAGAGCGCGCGGGACTGTAGCTGGACCCGAATGCTAATCAGCGCGCACCGCGCGCGCAGGGTGTCCACGGGGCGCATGAGACAGACACGTGGACACGCGTTTAACTTTATTTAAATAAAgtttagacagacagacagagagatcgCTGCGTGGTGTCTGTAATACCTCCGTTCAGCATCGCTCCTGGTCCGGATGGACACGTGTCTCATCCCCGGGACCACGGCGGTgggacgccccccccccccccccactcccactcCGCCCACCTTAACGACTGTGTTTGATTTACTGCCCGCAATCAAACACACCGCACACTTAACACTTTCACACCGCAGCAGCAGACCCAGGACGCCGCGTAAAACCATTAACACCGCccgccccctcctcctcctcattattattattattattattattattattattattagttttcctTAATTCCTGCGGGGGCCACAGCCAATTTAATTTCGGtgctggggaaaaaaataaaataaaagggggCAATCACAACGCAAGTGACTTGAGGGCTGTTTTGTCGACAGCTCTGTGACGGTAATTATGAAGATGACAATTTCACGTTCTCACAAGCCAAACATACACGGACTGCTCCTTATGCAATACACAGTGCACCACGTGACTAACCGAGGCTCCAAAAAACAGGCGAGATCAAAGGCTTCAAACGGAGCCACTTTCATATTACACTTTTGGATCTTTTCCATAACGTCCCGATGAcaggaggggagagagagagagagagagagagagagagagagagcgagagagagagagagagagagagagagagagagagagagagagagagagagatatccaCGAGCACAAAGACGTCTTTGATCGCGCCATCGATTTTCAGGGAACCCATACTGATCAACATCAGTTAATTGTGGGGAACaagaataaaaaaagacatttcaTGATTTTTGAATGGTTAGGAAGAGAGAGACTGAAAGAGAATCAAGAAAGATTTGATGCAAACAATTTCATATACATAGAAGTAAGTTCCTTCagtttctcccttgttttcactggggtcgctacagcagaaccagggtggatctgcatgttgatttggcactagTTTTACGCGGATgctgtggagaaatgtggcaggggcggggtttgaatattatatatatatatatatatatatatatatatatatatatatatatatatatatatatatatatatatatatatatatatatatatatatatatatatacatatatatatatatatatatatatacatatatatatatatatatatatatatatatatatatacatatatatatatatatatacatatatatatatatatatatatatatagagggaGAGAGACATTGAATTTCaataaataatttcctttattgCTCATTTATGAGCTACAATTTACACAGTGTTGGAAATAAACATGATGTATATCCTGTAAAAATAGTCTTATTAATTTACACAATAATTGTATGTTGGTAATAAGAAAAGTTTGCCACTGAAGTTGTGCATAACTTAAAAAAACCCCACATACCTCACCTTCCAAATATACTTTTACAAATTTGTGTCCCATTAGACTGAAATAAAAGGCCAATAAATCTCACAGTGTTTAAAGAACAGTGAAGCTTAATCCAATAAATGAATTAGTTTCTAAAATTAATTGTTCTTAGCAGCAGAAGCAAGTGTACTTTGAAAATACATTTAAAGTTGaacttctttttttatttgtactgTTCGGATAATTTAAATAGTATGATTTTAATTACATTACACCACTCAATCATGCATATTAAGCAGATAGCCGAAGCTTGACTTTGATTTGCATTAATGGTAAAATAAAGCATTTTGGAACCGTTCCCCTTGCTCACCTCATTTGGAAACAAATTAATATTCAATGGACTGCAACTTATTAAAGTGGGTTATGACAGCAGATCAAAGTGAATTAATACATTACCTTGCAAATGTTTTACATCAACTTGTTAACTTCAGGTTGTAGAGGACAACTCAAAATTTAAATAGGCAGTTATTCAGGCAAAGCCATGATCACCTGGTAAATCCTTTATGAATATTTTGGCCTTGACAGAAAATCAGTTAAGTTTATGTACCCtggaaaattaattaattaatgtatatatatatatatgtgtgtgtgtgtgtgtgtgtatgaagttGAGGAAACTCCAGTTTTTCTCAAAATAGCTCCAGTACTGTACCTATTATTTTCTAGTGACTTAACCACTTCACTCTAATAAGATAACAGATAACTTTATTTAATCTGTCATGCAAAATAAATTTGTTTAGCGTCAggtcataaaaaaaaactttcaaatttGTCAATACAGTCATACACTTgggaaatacaacaaatgagagATATAATTCATAGAAGAGCAAATAGAAAACAATGGTGAATAACATTTGACAAACAAGAGAATAAAATTAAAAGTGGACATTGTTAAATATTCAATGTAAAaacaacgcacacacacacacacacacacagtaagtaACAAGTGATGACAAacctatgtatatgtgtgtatacatacatttatagaaACGCGCTACATATAGCTGAGGTTATCTTACGGTGCTTGTCAATCAGTGAGTTCTTCTAAATGatgaaataatcaatcaatcaattttttttatatagcgccaaatcacaacaaacagttgccccaaggcgctttatattgtaaggcaaggccatacaataattatgtaaaaccccaacggtcaaaacgaccccctgtgagcaagcacttggctacagtgggaaggaaaaactcccttttaacaggaagaaacctccagcagaaccaggctcagggaggggcagtcttctgctgggactggttggggctgagggagagaaccaggaaaaagacatgctgtggaggggagcagagatcgatcactaatgattaaatgcagagtggtgcatacagagcaaaaagagaaagaaacagtgcatcatgggaaccccccagcagtctacgtctatagcagcataactaagggatggttcagggtcacccgatccagccctaactataagctttagcaaaaaggaaagttttaagcctaatcttaaaagtagagagggtgtctgtctccctgatctgaattgggagctggttccacaggagaggagtctgaaagctgaaggctctgcctcccattctactcttacaaaccctaggaactacaagtaagcctgcagtctgagagcgaagcgctctattggggtgatatggtactacgaggtccctaagataagatgggacctgattattcaaaaccttataagtaagaagaagaattttaaattctattctagaattaacaggaagccaatgaagagaggccaatatgggtgagatatgctctctccttctagtccccgtcagtactctagctgcagcattttgaattaactgaaggctttttagggaacttttaggacaacctgataataatgaattacaatagtccagcctagaggaaataaatgcatgaattagtttttcagcatcactctgagacaagacctttctgattttagagatattgcgtaaatgcaaaaaagcagtcctacatatttgtttaatatgcgctttgaatgacatatcctgatcaaaaatgactccaagatttctcacagtattactagaggccagggcaatgccatccagagtaaggatctggttagacaccatgtttctaagatttgtggggccaagtacaataacttcagttttatctgagtttaaaagcaggaaattagaggtcatccatatctttatgtctgtaagacaatcctgcagtttagctaattggtgtgtgtcctctggcttcatggatagataaagctgggtatcatctgcgtaacaatgaaaatttaagcaataccgtctaataatactacctaagggaagcatgtataaagtgaataaaattggtcctagcacagaaccttgtggaactccataattaaccctagtctgtgaagaagattccccatgtacatgaacaaattgtaatctattagacaaatatgattcaaaccaccgcagcgcagtgcctttaatacctatggcatactctaatctctgtaataaaattttatggtcaacagtatcaaacgcagcactgaggtctaacagaacaagtacagagatgagtccactgtccgaggccataagaagatcatttgtaaccttcactaatgctgtttctgtactatgatgaattctaaaacctgactgaaactcttcaaatagaccattcctctgcagatgatcagttagctgttttacaactaccctttcaagaatttttgagagaaaaggaaggttggagattggcctataattagctaagatagctgggtcaagtgatggctttttaagtaaaggtttaattactgccaccttaaaagcctgtggtacatagtcaactaacaaagatagattgatcatatttaagatcgaagcattaaataatggtagggcttccttgagcagcctggtaggaatggggtctaataaacatgttgatggtttggatgaagtaactaatgaaaataactcagacagaacaatcggagagaatttgtctaaccaaataccggcatcactgaaagcagccaaagataacgatacgtctttgggatggttatgagtaattttttctctaatagttaaaattttgttagcaaagaaagtcatgaagtcattactagttaaagttaatggaatactcagctcaatagagctctgactctttgtcagcctggctacagtgctgaaaagaaacctggggttgttcttattttcttcaattagtgatgagtagaaagatgtcctagctttacggagggctttttttatagagcaacagactctttttccaggctaagtgaagatcttctaaattagtgagatgccatttcctctccaacttacgggttatctgctttaagctacgagtttgtgagttataccacggagtcaggcacttctgatttaaagctctctttttcagaggagctacagcatccaaagttgtcttcaatgaggatgtaaaactattgacgagatactctatctcacttacagagtttaggtagctactctgcacaaataaacaatgtgacatAGAACAAACCCCCCACAATAAAAATTACTTTGAATAACACTTGTCTACATCTAGAGTGCAAAAGATTTAATGTGACCCGAATCATAGTTGAATGTTCTTCTTGTGACATTTTAACTCTTGTTGCATTTGTAGAGTTTGACATGTTTAAATTTGTTACgtcatgaacccatagattaatgtacttttcgtaatgccgccacaaactgccgtgagactggattGGTAAAACCCACAGTTTTACCCACATCAGACTAGTCTACAGCCAAAATGGTTCTGTAATAAATATAGTCAAAGTTTACTCATTTTGGTCATTTTTGAGTGGGTCTAGTTTTTAAGATATGTCAGTACTATGCTACTATTGGTTAACatataacactttactgatttTTTAAAGTGCTACAAAAAGAGAACAGATGAAATATTATATGTtgtggacatgaacgagtgaagctcttcagcatctcaccatgtcatttaggtccttcagactttttttgagtaaatgcttcaggggagcattagcatgactaaaacctttcagcttctgggggacacCCACAGAcctcccgcctttttaagcatttttccttatttgcctctcacatgcctggaagctcttcaccatctaaccatgtcatttaggtccttcagacttttttcagtaaaattattcttgggagcatgagcatggctaaaatctttcagcttctgggtgagctttttttaagcatttttcttttttttgcctttttcttaaccccctgccactttaagcattttttttaatgttgatgtaaattaatattcaaagttttcagctagttgacagtagggctgtacaatatggccaaattattatatctaagtgttgtcatatcagtatgacaTACGATaggactatgatttcacacaaagtgcagcaacagattTTCAAAATTTGCTCAGTTTAGTGGTGCCTCATCAGAAGTGTGACTTTTctcatttttaaacaaatgttACTGTTACTTCAGGCTGTATTTGCAAATTTACTTCCCACCACTAACTTGTCATGTCCCCACCTacctccaagaaaaaaaaaattctggagccgccactgcctCACATCATCCACTTTAGCATCAAGGATTGTG comes from Thalassophryne amazonica chromosome 2, fThaAma1.1, whole genome shotgun sequence and encodes:
- the irx3a gene encoding iroquois-class homeodomain protein IRX-3a: MSFPQLGYQYIRPIYPPERQGISGNGRTATDLSPSGALSNVLSSMYGSPFAAAAQSYGAFLPYSNDISIFNQLGAQYELKDSPGVQHPGFAHHHPAFYPYGQYQFGDPSRPKNATRESTSTLKAWLSEHRKNPYPTKGEKIMLAIITKMTLTQVSTWFANARRRLKKENKMTWAPRNRTDEEGNVYTSDHEGEEGDKREDEEEIDLENIDTENIESKDDLDDQDDLHSDIKLDGRSDSEISDGYEDLQGPDQRFLKAVGKDGKDVERGGEHFHTHHHLHPLELKRSHQASAEQLKLNQASPPSENNQAPAQKPKIWSLAETATAPDNPRKSPQMNGNSCAGPAAQTIISPHRLLSSCPVGKIQNWTNRAFSAHQLALLNSNHYLGLANQATATGLALYSSSSRHSEDKSHSSESAVTGTCPRH